One Planktothrix serta PCC 8927 genomic window carries:
- a CDS encoding LysE family translocator, with the protein MDIRFLVKGLIIGFSIAAPVGPIGILCIRRSLSEGYWVGFFTGLGAASADALYGFIAGFGLTLISNFLVSQQMGLKLIGGLFLCYLGLKTALAKPAESAATPSGKVVSAYASTFFLTVTNPMTILSFVAIFAGLGLGSTNNYWDAGILVLGVFLGSAFWWLILVSGVSLFRDKISADTLQWINRISGILILGFGLAALFSLTTKG; encoded by the coding sequence ATGGATATTCGTTTTTTAGTTAAGGGTTTAATCATTGGTTTTTCCATTGCGGCTCCTGTGGGGCCGATTGGGATTTTATGTATTCGCCGTTCCTTATCTGAGGGATATTGGGTGGGATTTTTTACGGGATTAGGGGCGGCAAGTGCTGATGCTTTATATGGGTTTATTGCTGGATTTGGATTAACTTTAATTTCTAATTTTTTAGTGAGTCAACAAATGGGATTAAAGTTAATTGGAGGATTATTTTTGTGTTATTTAGGCTTAAAAACAGCCTTGGCAAAACCCGCAGAATCAGCGGCAACTCCATCAGGAAAAGTTGTGAGTGCCTATGCGTCAACTTTTTTTCTAACGGTTACTAATCCCATGACTATTTTATCTTTTGTTGCTATTTTTGCAGGATTAGGGTTAGGGAGTACGAATAATTATTGGGATGCGGGAATCCTGGTTTTAGGGGTGTTTTTAGGGTCAGCATTCTGGTGGCTGATCTTAGTCAGTGGAGTCAGTTTATTTCGGGATAAAATTAGTGCTGATACCCTACAATGGATTAACCGTATTTCAGGAATTCTGATCCTGGGATTTGGTTTGGCTGCATTATTCAGCCTGACAACAAAGGGTTAA
- a CDS encoding slr1659 superfamily regulator encodes MAIQEIKGEDHIVQYDPESVTICFQGELSLGGPVEYEPIKSLLEKVTATEPEIMTLDLRSLSFLNSSGISLLSKFVMGLRKKTHIKLIILGSKEVAWQDKSLQNLKKFLPGLELNVE; translated from the coding sequence ATGGCAATACAAGAAATTAAAGGTGAAGACCATATCGTTCAATATGATCCTGAATCGGTCACAATTTGTTTCCAAGGTGAACTAAGTTTAGGGGGGCCTGTTGAATATGAACCGATTAAAAGCTTACTAGAAAAAGTCACCGCAACGGAACCCGAAATCATGACGCTGGATTTAAGAAGTTTATCTTTTCTTAATAGCTCTGGAATTAGTTTACTGTCAAAATTTGTCATGGGATTACGAAAAAAAACACATATTAAATTAATCATTTTAGGCTCTAAAGAAGTGGCTTGGCAAGATAAATCTTTACAAAACTTAAAAAAATTCTTACCTGGTTTAGAGTTGAATGTTGAATAA
- a CDS encoding DUF6272 family protein, whose protein sequence is MVQIFGEFLHQFPPDHDSLELTFTPTSRPIKQRWRNNLLSAHFVADYFSTFLPLDADNPSREKRIKQGKGGVSYVANELLENAMKFNNERVKSKIRFGIHFIENPQTVTAAIFATNSITSEGSEKFQFFIQKLLTEDPNELYIHQVEQSAEDESNNSSGLGLLTMINDYQAKLGWKFEYISEQPKIILVTTMAQVTV, encoded by the coding sequence ATGGTGCAAATTTTTGGAGAGTTTTTACACCAATTCCCTCCCGATCATGATTCCTTAGAATTGACGTTCACTCCCACATCTCGGCCCATTAAACAACGCTGGCGCAATAATCTGTTATCGGCTCATTTTGTAGCTGATTATTTTTCAACATTTTTACCCTTAGATGCCGATAACCCTAGCCGAGAAAAACGGATTAAACAGGGGAAAGGTGGCGTTAGTTATGTCGCGAATGAATTGTTAGAAAATGCCATGAAATTCAATAATGAAAGGGTGAAGTCTAAGATTAGATTTGGCATTCACTTCATCGAAAATCCCCAAACGGTAACGGCTGCTATTTTTGCCACAAATTCAATTACCTCAGAAGGATCTGAAAAGTTTCAATTCTTCATTCAAAAATTATTAACGGAAGATCCGAATGAGTTATATATTCATCAGGTTGAACAGAGTGCAGAAGATGAAAGTAATAATTCTTCGGGTTTAGGCTTACTGACGATGATCAATGATTATCAAGCCAAACTCGGCTGGAAATTTGAATATATATCAGAGCAACCAAAAATTATTTTAGTTACAACAATGGCTCAAGTGACCGTGTAG
- a CDS encoding SpoIIE family protein phosphatase: MSNRFLQQSVNSFFRKISLRNLLIFPFVLQIFMAVALVGWLSFENGQQAVNDLAQKLQNEVSDRISQQLDHYLEVPIQVNEVNLNLMELGLLNSQDLDNIRRHFWKQMKVYPNLSYFNWGTVDGVFLGVGREDDGTLYLELMKATDQGRYQRYALDNHGNPTTVIATEEYPFQQDEWYSNAVTAGQPIWSQIYQWDDRPEVISIASSYPVYNQQKQLVGVMGIDLILTQISYFLKQLKVSPSSKIFILERNGLIVASSSDEKPYLEVNGESQRLSAFQSRDPLIQASSQYLLKRFNDLSEIRKEQALNFKWDGENIFVRVSPWQDQYGLNWLIVVAIPESDFMQEINANTQKTILLCLVALAIATGMGILIARWITEPILRLNRASQKITRGDLNQTVKIKQIIELTELADSFNKMANQLQDSFETLEQKVMERTAELAAAHAQILALNQRLKIDNRRMSSELELLKRMQQLILPKAEELALIEGLEIAVYMEPAYEVGGDYYDVLYMNEVVTIGIGDVTGHGLESGILMVMTQAAVRVLKEIQERDPVRFLNVLNRAIYRNVQRMNSDKNLTLAILNYKKGHLSISGQHEEILIVRQGGKVERINTMDLGLPIGLDEDISEFISQTLIELNIGDIIVLYTDGITEAKNIQKAQYGLERLCKVVSKNWQHPAEDIKKAVILDVRTFMGEQKQFDDITLLILKQR, translated from the coding sequence ATGTCAAATCGATTTCTCCAGCAGTCAGTTAATTCCTTTTTTAGAAAGATTTCTCTCAGAAATCTTTTGATTTTTCCGTTTGTCTTGCAAATTTTTATGGCTGTTGCCTTAGTGGGGTGGCTATCGTTTGAAAATGGACAACAGGCGGTGAATGATTTAGCCCAAAAACTTCAGAATGAGGTCAGCGATCGCATTAGCCAACAGTTAGATCATTATTTAGAAGTGCCAATTCAGGTCAATGAAGTGAATCTGAATCTGATGGAATTAGGACTGCTAAATTCGCAGGATTTAGATAATATTCGGCGTCATTTTTGGAAGCAAATGAAAGTCTATCCCAATCTCAGTTATTTTAACTGGGGTACTGTTGATGGGGTGTTTTTAGGAGTGGGTCGAGAAGATGATGGCACACTGTATTTAGAATTAATGAAAGCAACAGATCAAGGTCGTTATCAACGTTATGCTTTAGATAATCACGGTAATCCGACAACAGTTATTGCCACGGAAGAATATCCTTTTCAACAAGATGAATGGTATAGTAACGCCGTCACAGCCGGTCAACCGATTTGGAGTCAAATTTATCAATGGGATGATCGCCCTGAAGTGATTTCCATTGCCTCTAGTTATCCTGTTTATAATCAACAGAAACAATTAGTAGGAGTCATGGGAATTGATTTAATTTTAACCCAAATTAGTTATTTTCTCAAACAGTTAAAAGTTAGCCCTTCTAGTAAAATTTTTATTTTGGAACGAAATGGGTTGATTGTGGCAAGTTCAAGTGATGAAAAACCCTATTTAGAAGTCAATGGAGAATCCCAACGTCTGAGTGCTTTTCAAAGTCGTGATCCGTTAATTCAAGCCTCAAGTCAATATCTGTTAAAACGGTTTAATGACCTAAGTGAAATTCGCAAAGAACAAGCTTTAAATTTTAAATGGGATGGGGAAAATATTTTTGTCCGGGTGAGTCCTTGGCAAGATCAATACGGCTTAAATTGGTTGATTGTGGTTGCCATTCCCGAATCAGATTTTATGCAAGAAATTAATGCGAATACCCAAAAAACTATTCTGTTATGTTTAGTAGCATTAGCGATCGCAACGGGGATGGGAATTTTAATTGCGCGTTGGATTACTGAGCCTATTCTTAGATTAAATCGGGCTTCTCAAAAAATCACAAGAGGGGATTTGAATCAAACGGTTAAAATTAAACAAATTATTGAACTAACCGAACTAGCTGACTCTTTTAATAAAATGGCGAATCAACTTCAGGATTCCTTTGAGACATTAGAACAAAAAGTCATGGAAAGGACAGCCGAATTAGCGGCGGCTCATGCTCAAATTTTAGCTTTAAATCAACGATTAAAAATTGATAATCGTCGGATGAGCAGTGAATTAGAATTACTCAAAAGAATGCAGCAACTCATCCTACCCAAAGCGGAAGAATTAGCTTTAATTGAAGGGTTAGAAATTGCGGTTTATATGGAACCTGCCTATGAAGTCGGAGGAGATTATTATGATGTTTTATATATGAATGAAGTTGTGACAATCGGAATTGGAGATGTCACAGGTCATGGACTAGAAAGTGGAATTTTAATGGTGATGACCCAGGCTGCTGTTCGAGTTCTCAAGGAAATTCAAGAACGTGATCCGGTTCGATTTTTAAATGTTTTGAACCGGGCTATTTATCGGAATGTTCAACGAATGAATTCGGATAAAAATCTGACCTTAGCGATTTTAAATTATAAAAAGGGTCATCTCAGCATCAGTGGTCAGCATGAGGAAATCTTAATTGTTCGTCAAGGAGGAAAAGTTGAACGAATTAATACAATGGATTTGGGATTACCCATTGGTTTAGATGAAGATATTTCTGAATTTATTAGTCAAACGTTAATTGAGTTAAATATTGGAGATATTATTGTTCTTTATACGGATGGGATTACCGAAGCTAAAAATATTCAAAAAGCCCAATATGGTTTAGAAAGACTGTGTAAAGTTGTGAGTAAAAATTGGCAACATCCGGCTGAGGATATTAAGAAAGCTGTGATTTTAGATGTTAGGACATTTATGGGAGAGCAAAAACAGTTTGATGATATTACCCTATTAATTTTAAAACAACGCTAG
- a CDS encoding SpoIIE family protein phosphatase, which yields MIFTLKTHSWFQPLRRIRLKTALVVPFVLQITAAVGLVGYFSFRNGQQAVENLAQQLIQSVSVQIENHVLEYFNKSFQVLRLTEDSVKAGTLDLNDFEALKRYFWNVVLEGDLESYIFYGNEQGEFIGVEHLETGEIQLKIRTLETEPMREIYRLDDQGNRAEFLKQAEYEPRQRPWYQVAKQAQKPTWSSIYPFFSRKNTDTALGISAVLPVFEPDKNLQGVLCVNITLLRITEFLKNLYISPHGQSFIIERSGDLVVSSKIEKPFKIHWESEDTEVERFPANKSEDITIRNTAKAFLQRFGSFLAIQNSEQVKFQQNGEWYYAQILPIQDKQGINWLVVVVVPESDFMTEIQRNTQLTIVFCLIALGVATGMGLLTARWITKPIFKLNKAFDQIAEGDLTQKVKVEGIQELETLANSFNWMAGQLKESFDTLEEKVKQRTGQLAEANQEISSLNVRLQTENLRMSAELDILREMQQLILPKPQELAEIPDLDIVGYMKPADEVGGDYYDILTMNGVVTIGIGDVTGHGLESGILMVMIQAAVRTLQEVEEHDPVKFLNTLNRMIYYNVQRMNSDKNLTLAILTYSQGLLSISGQHEEILVVRQGGNVERIDTIDLGLPIGLDEDITEFINHTLISLNYGDGVVLYTDGITEAENSQKKFYGVEKLCNIISQNWHQEAELIKNAVIEDVNTFMGQQKQYDDITLLVIKKK from the coding sequence ATGATTTTTACTTTAAAAACTCATTCTTGGTTTCAACCTTTACGCAGAATTCGATTAAAAACAGCTTTGGTTGTTCCGTTTGTTCTACAAATTACAGCCGCCGTAGGATTAGTCGGTTATTTTTCCTTTAGGAATGGTCAACAAGCGGTTGAAAATTTAGCTCAACAGTTAATTCAAAGTGTCAGTGTTCAAATTGAAAATCATGTTTTAGAATATTTTAATAAATCCTTTCAGGTTTTGCGATTGACAGAAGATAGCGTCAAAGCTGGAACGTTAGATTTGAATGATTTTGAAGCCTTAAAACGGTATTTTTGGAATGTGGTTTTAGAAGGGGATTTAGAAAGTTATATTTTCTACGGAAACGAACAGGGAGAATTTATTGGGGTTGAACATTTAGAAACGGGTGAAATCCAACTTAAAATTCGCACCCTTGAGACTGAACCCATGCGTGAGATTTACCGTTTAGATGACCAAGGAAACCGGGCTGAATTTTTAAAACAAGCTGAATATGAACCTCGTCAACGTCCTTGGTATCAAGTGGCAAAACAAGCTCAAAAACCCACTTGGAGTTCAATTTATCCCTTCTTTTCGCGTAAAAATACAGATACAGCATTAGGAATATCAGCCGTTTTACCTGTGTTTGAACCGGACAAAAACCTACAAGGGGTTTTATGTGTTAATATCACCTTATTAAGAATTACAGAATTTTTAAAAAATCTCTATATTAGTCCCCATGGACAAAGTTTTATTATTGAACGTTCGGGTGATTTAGTTGTTAGTTCTAAAATTGAAAAACCTTTTAAAATTCACTGGGAATCAGAAGACACGGAAGTTGAACGCTTTCCAGCTAATAAAAGTGAAGATATCACAATTCGCAATACGGCTAAAGCCTTTCTGCAACGGTTTGGTAGTTTTCTGGCGATTCAAAATAGTGAACAAGTCAAATTTCAACAAAATGGCGAATGGTATTACGCTCAAATTTTACCCATTCAAGATAAACAGGGAATCAATTGGTTAGTTGTGGTTGTTGTTCCTGAATCAGATTTTATGACAGAAATTCAACGCAATACTCAACTTACCATTGTCTTCTGTTTAATCGCCTTGGGAGTAGCGACAGGAATGGGACTTTTAACCGCTCGTTGGATTACAAAACCGATTTTTAAACTGAATAAAGCTTTTGATCAAATAGCAGAAGGAGACTTAACCCAAAAAGTGAAAGTAGAGGGAATTCAAGAATTAGAAACCTTAGCCAATTCTTTTAATTGGATGGCGGGACAATTGAAAGAGTCTTTTGATACCTTAGAAGAAAAAGTAAAACAACGCACCGGACAACTGGCTGAAGCAAATCAAGAAATTAGTTCCTTAAATGTGCGACTCCAAACCGAAAATTTACGCATGAGTGCAGAACTCGATATCCTGCGAGAAATGCAGCAATTAATTCTTCCCAAACCCCAGGAATTAGCGGAAATCCCAGACTTAGATATTGTCGGCTATATGAAACCCGCCGATGAAGTCGGGGGGGATTATTATGATATTTTAACCATGAATGGAGTTGTTACGATTGGGATTGGAGATGTTACGGGTCACGGATTAGAAAGTGGAATTTTAATGGTGATGATTCAAGCCGCAGTTCGCACATTACAAGAAGTAGAAGAACATGATCCAGTCAAATTTTTAAATACTTTAAATCGGATGATTTATTATAATGTTCAACGCATGAACTCCGATAAAAACTTAACCTTAGCAATTTTAACTTATTCCCAAGGTTTATTAAGTATTAGTGGGCAACATGAGGAAATTTTGGTAGTTCGTCAAGGCGGAAATGTTGAACGAATTGATACAATTGATTTAGGTTTACCCATAGGCTTAGATGAAGATATTACTGAGTTTATTAACCATACTTTAATCTCATTAAATTATGGTGATGGAGTTGTGTTGTATACCGATGGCATTACCGAAGCCGAAAATAGCCAGAAAAAATTCTATGGAGTGGAAAAATTGTGTAACATTATTAGTCAAAACTGGCATCAGGAAGCAGAATTAATTAAAAACGCTGTGATTGAGGATGTGAACACATTTATGGGTCAACAAAAGCAATATGATGATATTACTTTATTAGTGATAAAAAAGAAATAA